In Candidatus Sysuiplasma jiujiangense, the genomic window TTCAGGTCTTTAATCAGGTCTTGGAATTTCAGTTCCAGGTCAATGTCATTATTAGGATCACTAAAATAATCATCCAATTTCGATTTTGCTATCCCCTTGATCCATTTTGGGATCAACAGGCCATCTAAATTTTTCACTGATTGACGATATAAAAATTCCTTGTAATTCATTGTACAATCTCCAGCCTATCAGTTTGTAAATTCAATTTGACAATGTATCTTTCCTCGCTATCAAATTCATACTGGAAAAATTGATACTTCTCAAGATGTGGAATAATCTTCTCACTGTCAGGGATATACTCTCCCAAATATTGGACATCATTGGGTAACGTTGTCTTGGGAATGAAGATATGATGGGAATTATACAGTAACTGTTTATGGATATTGTTTGCACGTCTAAAAAGGAACATACATCCCATGCCCTTGTGTCTTCCCCTGATTATGAGATCATAAATGGGCATTGGTAGTTTTGATTGACTTATCAATACGTCAGCATCCTCAAAAACAATCATACCGGAATTGTTTGATTCGATAAATGCGGATATTTTTCTCTCATATCCGGAAAAATAATCTTCAAGTCCTTTCGTCTTATAGATAACCGCATTTTCAAATTCATTCTTGGAATATTCACTATTGACATCCATTATGAGTATTGGATATTCTGATTTATCCATTTGCCTCAAAAAGTGTTTAGCGATTTCACTTTTACCTGAACCTCTCTTTCCCAATATACAGAAAATGTCAGTAACGTTAATTTCCATCTGAAACACCGCTACCTATTGATTGATAAACCTCTGATGGCTTGGTTTCTTTGCGTCCCTGTTCAACCTTTCGTTTCTTCTCCTCTAGATCCAACTTCCTGGATTCATTTTCCAATTCGATTTTTTCGGCTTGGGCTTTTAGAACCCTTGTCAAATGTGGGAATAACATAGAAATTACATATTGGACAACAA contains:
- a CDS encoding ATP-binding protein; this translates as MEINVTDIFCILGKRGSGKSEIAKHFLRQMDKSEYPILIMDVNSEYSKNEFENAVIYKTKGLEDYFSGYERKISAFIESNNSGMIVFEDADVLISQSKLPMPIYDLIIRGRHKGMGCMFLFRRANNIHKQLLYNSHHIFIPKTTLPNDVQYLGEYIPDSEKIIPHLEKYQFFQYEFDSEERYIVKLNLQTDRLEIVQ